Proteins encoded in a region of the Planococcus shixiaomingii genome:
- a CDS encoding transcription repressor NadR: MKKLYGEDRRQILLEKIKTSSNPLTGSELAAFASVSRQVIVSDMTLLKAKGEPIIATSQGYLYMNSQAAGDISRSIACLHKKEDTERELKVLVNAGVTVKDVTVEHPVYGELTAGIHVSTEQDVERFMQRVRDTGASYLLELTGGYHLHTITAPNVAMLEEAIRAMRENGFLLEETE; the protein is encoded by the coding sequence ATGAAAAAATTATACGGCGAAGACCGCCGCCAAATCTTGTTAGAAAAAATAAAAACATCTTCGAATCCGCTTACCGGCAGTGAACTGGCCGCTTTTGCAAGTGTCTCGCGCCAAGTCATCGTCAGCGATATGACGCTCTTGAAAGCGAAAGGCGAACCGATCATTGCGACGAGCCAAGGCTATCTGTATATGAATAGCCAAGCCGCTGGAGACATCAGTCGCTCGATCGCCTGCCTGCATAAAAAAGAAGACACCGAACGCGAGTTGAAAGTGTTGGTGAATGCGGGCGTCACCGTCAAAGATGTCACCGTCGAGCATCCGGTCTACGGCGAATTGACGGCCGGCATCCATGTTTCCACTGAACAAGACGTCGAACGCTTTATGCAGCGTGTCCGGGATACAGGCGCCAGCTACTTGCTGGAGCTCACCGGCGGCTATCACCTTCACACGATCACCGCACCGAACGTCGCCATGCTTGAAGAAGCGATACGCGCTATGCGGGAGAACGGGTTTTTATTGGAAGAGACCGAATAA
- a CDS encoding ribosomal-processing cysteine protease Prp gives MIRVTVNESSNRISSFEMSGHADFAEHGQDLVCAGASAVSFGAVNAIMELTEIEPKIEQANSGFLKVTFPEGLDEKTDEQVQLLVRAMIVSLKTIEQDYGKYIKITFTA, from the coding sequence ATGATACGAGTCACCGTTAACGAATCGTCAAACCGCATTTCATCATTTGAAATGTCGGGCCACGCCGACTTTGCCGAACATGGTCAAGATCTCGTCTGCGCCGGTGCGTCTGCTGTCTCTTTTGGAGCGGTGAACGCCATTATGGAGCTGACGGAAATCGAGCCTAAAATCGAGCAGGCGAATAGCGGCTTTTTGAAAGTCACTTTTCCGGAAGGTTTGGATGAAAAAACAGACGAACAAGTTCAACTGCTTGTACGCGCGATGATTGTTTCATTGAAAACGATTGAGCAAGATTATGGAAAATATATTAAAATAACCTTCACAGCTTAG
- the pheA gene encoding prephenate dehydratase — protein sequence MTEKTRQHQISFLGPEASFTHLAALKVFPDSSLVPFTTIPECIEAVAEGRVDYAVVPLENALEGSVPLTIDYLFHEAQLFVTAEVLSPIEQHLLVHPENRGVESFEAIYSHPHALAQCHKFLFYTYRSTPLEQFSSTAAAAKMVSELPERPIAAIGNEFSAEKYGLDILHRDIHDFHFNHTRFFVLSKKDHKLNVAGHDEVIKTTLMISLPEDDHSGVLHQVLSVFAWRKLNLSKIESRPLKTGLGNYFFIVDVLADESAPMMKGAFEELAAIGCSVKTLGSYYTYK from the coding sequence ATGACTGAAAAAACAAGGCAACACCAGATTTCTTTCTTAGGTCCAGAGGCGTCGTTCACGCATTTGGCCGCTTTAAAAGTTTTCCCGGACAGCTCCTTGGTTCCTTTTACTACAATTCCTGAATGCATAGAAGCAGTGGCGGAAGGCCGTGTCGATTACGCGGTCGTGCCACTGGAAAATGCGTTGGAAGGATCAGTGCCGCTAACGATCGATTATTTGTTCCATGAAGCTCAGCTGTTTGTAACGGCAGAAGTGTTGTCACCGATTGAGCAGCATTTGTTGGTGCATCCTGAAAACCGTGGCGTGGAATCGTTTGAAGCGATTTATTCGCATCCGCATGCACTTGCGCAATGCCATAAGTTTTTATTTTATACATACCGCAGCACGCCGCTTGAACAATTCAGTTCTACAGCGGCTGCCGCCAAGATGGTCAGTGAATTGCCGGAACGCCCAATAGCCGCCATCGGCAATGAATTCTCGGCGGAAAAATACGGGCTCGACATTTTGCACCGGGACATCCACGATTTCCACTTTAACCACACGCGCTTTTTCGTGTTGTCAAAGAAGGATCACAAACTGAATGTCGCGGGTCATGACGAGGTAATTAAAACGACGCTGATGATTTCGCTTCCGGAAGATGATCATTCCGGGGTGCTTCATCAAGTGCTTTCGGTCTTCGCGTGGCGCAAGTTGAACTTGAGCAAAATCGAGTCGCGTCCGTTGAAAACCGGCCTTGGCAATTACTTTTTCATTGTCGACGTGTTGGCAGATGAAAGCGCGCCGATGATGAAAGGCGCGTTTGAGGAATTGGCAGCAATCGGCTGCAGTGTGAAGACGCTCGGTTCGTATTATACGTATAAATGA
- the queA gene encoding tRNA preQ1(34) S-adenosylmethionine ribosyltransferase-isomerase QueA, with protein MNVNDFDFELPEELIAQTPLLDRTSSRLLVMDKESGEVAHRHFRDIIEHLHARDVLVLNDTRVLPARLMGVKEDTGANIELLLLKQIEEDVWETLVKPAKKVKVGTVVSFGEGLLRAECTAILDHGGRHFKMIYDGIFYEILDALGEMPLPPYIREKLDDQDRYQTVFAKERGSAAAPTAGLHFTEELLDEIRAKGVEVAFITLHVGLGTFRPVSVDSIEDHAMHAEFYRITQDTADLINSTKERGGRIISVGTTSTRTLESVANKFGGKLQEDSGWTDIFIFPGYEFKAIDGLITNFHLPKSTLVMLVSALSNRNNILNAYNEAISEQYRFFSFGDAMFIEPKKKETFHDTSSNV; from the coding sequence ATGAACGTAAATGATTTTGATTTTGAATTACCGGAAGAGCTGATTGCGCAAACGCCGCTTCTAGACCGGACGTCCAGCCGCCTGTTGGTCATGGACAAAGAATCGGGAGAGGTTGCGCATCGCCATTTCCGCGACATTATAGAACATCTGCACGCCAGGGATGTACTCGTGCTAAACGACACGCGCGTCTTGCCGGCACGTCTTATGGGCGTAAAAGAAGACACAGGAGCGAACATTGAATTGCTGCTGTTGAAGCAAATTGAAGAAGACGTCTGGGAAACGCTCGTCAAGCCCGCGAAGAAAGTCAAAGTGGGTACGGTTGTGTCGTTTGGTGAGGGCTTGCTGCGCGCGGAATGCACAGCGATTCTTGACCACGGAGGCCGCCATTTCAAGATGATCTACGACGGCATTTTCTATGAAATTCTGGATGCGCTTGGCGAAATGCCTTTGCCTCCGTATATCCGTGAAAAATTGGACGACCAGGACCGCTACCAGACCGTCTTCGCCAAAGAGCGGGGCAGTGCTGCGGCACCGACGGCCGGCTTGCATTTTACGGAAGAATTGCTCGATGAGATTCGGGCTAAAGGCGTTGAAGTTGCCTTTATTACTCTGCATGTCGGGCTTGGCACGTTCCGCCCGGTAAGCGTCGATTCAATCGAAGACCACGCCATGCACGCGGAATTTTACCGCATCACCCAGGACACTGCAGATTTGATCAACAGCACAAAAGAGCGTGGCGGGCGCATTATTTCAGTTGGCACGACCTCGACCCGGACGTTGGAATCCGTAGCGAATAAATTCGGCGGCAAGCTGCAAGAAGACAGCGGCTGGACCGACATTTTCATTTTTCCGGGCTATGAATTCAAAGCGATTGACGGCTTGATCACCAATTTCCATTTGCCGAAATCGACGCTGGTCATGCTGGTCAGCGCTTTGTCGAACCGGAACAATATATTGAATGCTTACAACGAAGCCATTTCTGAACAATACCGTTTCTTCAGTTTTGGAGACGCGATGTTTATTGAACCAAAGAAAAAGGAGACTTTCCATGACACCAGCAGTAACGTATGA
- the rplU gene encoding 50S ribosomal protein L21: MYAIIETGGKQIKVEAGQEIYVEKLNGEAGDVITFDKVLFVGGDDSKVGVPFVEGATVSATVVKNGRAKKITVFKYKAKKNYRKKQGHRQPYTKLTVDAINL; this comes from the coding sequence ATGTACGCAATTATTGAAACTGGTGGTAAACAAATCAAAGTTGAAGCGGGCCAAGAGATCTACGTTGAGAAATTGAACGGAGAAGCTGGTGACGTGATCACATTTGACAAAGTTCTATTTGTAGGTGGAGACGATTCTAAAGTAGGTGTTCCTTTTGTTGAAGGAGCTACTGTTTCGGCAACTGTTGTTAAAAACGGCCGCGCGAAAAAGATTACTGTTTTCAAATACAAAGCGAAAAAGAACTACCGTAAAAAACAAGGTCATCGTCAGCCATACACAAAATTGACTGTTGATGCAATCAACCTGTAA
- the minD gene encoding septum site-determining protein MinD: MGEAIVVTSGKGGVGKTTTTANLGTALALQGKKVCLIDTDIGLRNLDVILGLENRIIYDLVDVLEGRCKVHQALVKDKRFEDMLYLLPAAQTTDKNAINPEQMKALVTELKEQYDFVIIDCPAGIEQGYKNAVAGADRAIVVTTPEISAVRDADRIIGLLELEENIAPPKLIINRIRPHLMKAGEALDINEITTHLSIDLLGIIADDESVISSSNRGEPIVMDPQNRAALGYRNIARRLLGESVPLMTMEKQNQGVFSKIKAIFSK, from the coding sequence GTGGGAGAAGCAATAGTTGTTACATCAGGAAAGGGAGGCGTCGGTAAAACGACGACGACCGCTAATCTCGGCACTGCATTGGCTCTTCAGGGAAAAAAAGTATGCTTGATCGATACAGATATAGGTTTGCGGAATTTAGACGTGATTCTAGGGCTCGAAAACCGGATCATCTACGATTTGGTAGACGTCCTGGAAGGCCGTTGCAAAGTCCACCAGGCGCTAGTGAAAGACAAGCGCTTTGAAGATATGCTGTATTTATTGCCGGCTGCGCAAACAACCGATAAAAACGCCATCAATCCCGAACAGATGAAGGCGCTGGTGACGGAATTGAAAGAGCAATACGATTTCGTTATCATCGATTGTCCTGCAGGCATTGAGCAAGGCTACAAAAACGCGGTTGCCGGCGCAGACCGTGCAATCGTCGTGACGACTCCGGAAATTTCGGCTGTGCGCGATGCAGACCGCATCATCGGTCTTCTTGAACTGGAAGAAAACATCGCTCCGCCAAAACTGATCATCAATCGGATCCGTCCGCATTTGATGAAAGCTGGCGAAGCGCTTGATATTAACGAAATCACGACGCATTTGTCGATCGACCTTCTCGGAATCATCGCTGACGACGAGAGCGTCATCTCCAGCTCGAACCGTGGAGAGCCGATCGTCATGGACCCGCAAAACCGTGCCGCACTCGGTTACCGCAACATTGCGCGTAGGCTGCTCGGAGAATCCGTGCCGCTTATGACAATGGAAAAGCAAAACCAAGGCGTGTTTTCAAAAATAAAAGCGATTTTTTCAAAATAA
- the ruvA gene encoding Holliday junction branch migration protein RuvA, protein MYDYIKGTVTRVTPEYLVVEQQGIGWQIFAPNPYSFGTEELQVFLHHHVREDAQLLFGFPTLEQRELFRKLISVSGIGPKGALAILASGQPQHVIEAIEREDETYLVKFPGVGKKTARQMILDLKGKLTEFFGEQLESNVTDGLFSHDETELEEAMLALAALGYSEREIAKVKPKLKDLDLDTEGYMKKALQLLLKLT, encoded by the coding sequence ATGTACGATTACATAAAAGGGACAGTCACACGTGTGACACCCGAATACTTGGTTGTTGAACAGCAAGGAATCGGCTGGCAGATTTTTGCGCCGAATCCGTATTCGTTTGGAACGGAAGAACTGCAAGTGTTTTTGCACCACCACGTGCGTGAAGACGCACAGCTGTTGTTCGGTTTTCCGACGCTTGAACAGCGCGAACTTTTCCGCAAGCTCATTTCGGTATCCGGCATCGGGCCAAAAGGGGCGCTTGCGATTTTAGCCAGCGGTCAGCCGCAGCACGTCATCGAGGCGATTGAGCGGGAAGATGAAACGTATTTGGTGAAATTCCCGGGAGTCGGCAAAAAGACGGCGCGCCAGATGATCTTGGATTTGAAAGGCAAGCTGACCGAATTTTTCGGGGAGCAGTTGGAATCCAATGTGACCGATGGCTTGTTCTCGCATGATGAGACTGAGCTTGAAGAAGCGATGTTGGCGCTCGCGGCGCTCGGTTATTCAGAGCGCGAAATCGCCAAAGTGAAACCGAAATTAAAAGACTTGGATTTGGATACAGAAGGCTATATGAAAAAAGCGTTGCAGCTGTTATTGAAATTAACCTAA
- the tgt gene encoding tRNA guanosine(34) transglycosylase Tgt, which produces MTPAVTYEHIKTCKQTGARLGIVHTPHGSFETPAFMPVGTQATVKTMSPEELKAMNAGIILSNTYHLWLRPGNDVIKEAGGLHKFMNWDRPILTDSGGFQVFSLSEFRNIKEEGVHFRNHMNGDKLFLSPEKAMQIQNDLGSDIMMAFDECPPYPATHEYMKASVERTSRWAERCLEAHARPNDQALFGIIQGGEYEDLRKQSARDLVALDFPGYAIGGLSVGEPKDVMNRALEFTTPLLPFDKPRYLMGVGSPDSLIDGAIRGVDMFDCVLPTRIARNGTLMTSTGRLNIKNAAFKRDFGPIDEKCDCYTCTNYTRAYVHHLIRADETFGIRLTSYHNLQFLLNLMEQVRQAIREDHLGDFREEFFEAYGFNLPNAKNF; this is translated from the coding sequence ATGACACCAGCAGTAACGTATGAACACATTAAAACGTGCAAACAGACAGGTGCCAGACTCGGCATCGTCCACACACCGCACGGCTCGTTTGAAACACCCGCATTTATGCCGGTCGGAACGCAAGCGACCGTAAAAACGATGTCCCCTGAAGAATTGAAGGCGATGAACGCTGGAATTATTTTAAGCAACACATACCATTTGTGGCTGCGTCCCGGCAATGACGTCATTAAAGAAGCAGGCGGACTGCATAAATTCATGAACTGGGACCGTCCGATTTTGACGGATTCCGGCGGATTCCAAGTATTTTCGTTGAGTGAATTCCGCAACATTAAAGAAGAAGGCGTCCATTTCCGCAACCACATGAACGGCGACAAATTGTTCTTGAGCCCGGAAAAAGCGATGCAGATCCAAAACGATCTTGGCTCGGATATCATGATGGCGTTTGATGAATGCCCGCCGTATCCGGCAACACATGAATACATGAAAGCTTCCGTAGAGCGCACATCGCGCTGGGCGGAACGCTGCTTGGAAGCGCACGCGCGACCAAACGACCAAGCGCTATTCGGCATCATCCAAGGAGGCGAGTATGAAGACCTCCGCAAGCAAAGCGCACGGGATTTAGTGGCACTCGATTTTCCTGGCTACGCTATCGGCGGCTTATCGGTCGGCGAACCAAAAGACGTCATGAACCGCGCGTTGGAATTTACAACGCCGTTATTGCCTTTCGACAAACCGCGTTATTTGATGGGGGTCGGGTCTCCTGACTCGTTGATCGACGGAGCTATCCGTGGCGTGGACATGTTCGACTGTGTCTTGCCGACACGCATTGCGCGCAACGGTACATTGATGACAAGCACCGGCCGCTTGAATATCAAAAACGCTGCATTTAAACGCGATTTTGGCCCAATCGATGAAAAATGCGATTGCTATACATGCACAAACTACACGCGCGCCTACGTTCACCACTTGATCCGCGCAGATGAAACGTTCGGAATTCGACTTACTAGTTATCATAACCTGCAATTTCTGTTAAACTTAATGGAGCAGGTACGTCAAGCAATCCGCGAAGACCACCTGGGAGATTTCCGCGAAGAATTTTTCGAAGCGTACGGATTTAATTTGCCAAACGCGAAAAATTTCTAA
- the yajC gene encoding preprotein translocase subunit YajC, producing MDTIVALSPLLLMFVLMWFFIIRPAQKRQKQTAQMQSSIKRGDRIVTIGGLHGEVDAVDDTTVYLRVSDGTRLQFERQAIARVVESAKTGL from the coding sequence ATGGATACGATAGTAGCTTTATCACCTTTACTGTTAATGTTCGTGTTAATGTGGTTTTTCATCATCCGTCCTGCCCAAAAACGCCAAAAACAAACAGCGCAAATGCAGTCTTCAATCAAGCGTGGAGACCGCATCGTGACGATCGGCGGCCTTCACGGCGAAGTCGATGCAGTCGATGACACAACTGTTTATTTGAGAGTTTCTGATGGCACACGCCTGCAATTCGAACGTCAAGCAATTGCCCGCGTAGTAGAATCAGCAAAAACAGGTCTATAA
- the rpmA gene encoding 50S ribosomal protein L27, translated as MLRLDLQFFASKKGVGSTRNGRDSESKRLGAKRADGQEVTGGSILYRQRGTKIYPGENVGRGGDDTLFAKIDGVVRFERYGRDKKKVSVYPVAQEA; from the coding sequence ATGTTAAGATTAGATCTTCAGTTTTTTGCATCCAAAAAAGGTGTAGGTTCAACGAGAAACGGACGTGACTCAGAATCTAAACGCCTTGGCGCAAAACGTGCAGACGGCCAAGAAGTTACAGGTGGCTCAATTTTATACCGTCAACGCGGTACTAAAATTTACCCAGGTGAAAACGTTGGACGCGGCGGAGACGATACACTTTTTGCTAAAATCGACGGAGTCGTACGTTTTGAACGTTACGGACGCGACAAGAAAAAAGTTAGCGTATACCCAGTTGCACAAGAAGCTTAA
- the ruvB gene encoding Holliday junction branch migration DNA helicase RuvB, which yields MEERVIGGEVSEFDERFEQSLRPQFLSQYIGQHKVKHNLEIFIEAAKMREESLDHVLLYGPPGLGKTTLAAVIANEMGVNVKMTSGPAIERPGDLAAIVSSLEPGDVLFIDEIHRLNRSIEEVLYPAMEDFSLDIVVGKGPTARSVRLDLPPFTLIGATTRAGALSAPLRDRFGVHSRLDYYDTEALTEIVVRSSKLFEADIDPNAAVEIARRSRGTPRIANRLLKRVRDYAQVRGTGSITMDMASQALEMLQVDPLGLDHIDHKLLTGMIQRFRGGPVGLDTIAASIGEESTTIEDVYEPYLLQIGFIQRTPRGRVVTASAYEHFGMEIPE from the coding sequence ATGGAAGAACGGGTCATTGGAGGCGAAGTTTCTGAGTTTGATGAACGCTTTGAACAATCGCTGCGCCCACAATTTTTGTCTCAGTATATTGGGCAGCATAAAGTAAAACACAATTTGGAAATTTTCATCGAAGCGGCGAAAATGCGCGAAGAAAGCCTAGACCATGTATTGCTATACGGACCTCCTGGACTTGGTAAAACAACGCTTGCAGCGGTTATTGCCAACGAAATGGGTGTCAATGTCAAAATGACGAGCGGCCCGGCTATCGAACGCCCCGGGGATTTGGCGGCGATTGTCTCTTCGCTGGAACCAGGAGATGTGCTCTTTATTGACGAAATCCACCGTTTGAACCGCTCTATTGAGGAAGTGCTGTATCCGGCAATGGAGGATTTCTCTTTGGATATTGTCGTTGGCAAAGGACCGACAGCCAGATCGGTGCGACTTGATTTGCCGCCGTTCACATTGATCGGTGCAACGACGCGCGCTGGTGCTTTATCGGCGCCGCTGCGTGACCGTTTCGGCGTCCATTCGCGGCTTGACTATTACGACACGGAAGCATTGACTGAAATCGTCGTGCGCAGTTCAAAGCTGTTTGAGGCGGACATCGACCCGAACGCTGCTGTGGAAATTGCTCGGCGCTCACGCGGAACACCCCGTATTGCCAACCGTCTGTTGAAGCGGGTCCGCGATTATGCCCAGGTCCGCGGCACAGGCTCCATTACGATGGACATGGCGAGCCAGGCGCTGGAAATGCTTCAAGTGGATCCGCTCGGACTGGATCATATCGACCATAAATTGCTGACCGGCATGATCCAACGTTTCCGCGGCGGTCCGGTCGGTTTGGATACGATTGCCGCGAGCATCGGGGAAGAATCGACGACCATTGAAGACGTCTATGAACCGTATCTCTTGCAGATCGGCTTTATCCAGCGCACCCCAAGAGGCCGCGTCGTGACCGCATCTGCTTATGAGCACTTCGGAATGGAAATTCCTGAATGA
- the obgE gene encoding GTPase ObgE translates to MFVDHVKVYVRGGDGGDGMVAFRREKYVPNGGPAGGDGGKGGNIVFVVEEGLRTLMDFRYKRIFKAERGTHGMSKNQHGAKAQDTFIKVPPGTVVKDADTGETIADLVEHGQSAIIARGGRGGRGNSRFATPANPAPELSEKGEPGFERNVILELKVLADAGLVGFPSVGKSTLLSVVSAAKPKIAEYHFTTIVPNLGMVETEDQRSFVMADLPGLIEGAHAGVGLGHQFLRHIERTRVIVHVIDMSAMEGRDPYDDYLTINEELKQYNMRLTERPQLIVANKMDMPGADENLEKFREKVGEDARIFPISALSRQGLSNLLFAIADLLEVTSEFPLIDEEADESESTVLYKHETDADGFSITRESDGAFVLSGYAIERLFKMTDFSREDSIRRFARQMRGMGIDDALRERGAENGDTVRLLEFEFEFMD, encoded by the coding sequence ATGTTTGTCGATCACGTAAAAGTTTATGTTAGAGGTGGAGACGGCGGAGATGGAATGGTAGCATTTCGCCGCGAGAAATATGTACCGAACGGCGGGCCAGCCGGCGGAGACGGAGGAAAAGGCGGAAATATCGTCTTTGTCGTTGAAGAAGGCTTGCGGACGCTGATGGATTTCCGTTACAAACGGATTTTTAAAGCGGAGCGCGGTACGCACGGAATGAGCAAAAACCAGCACGGGGCAAAAGCGCAAGATACATTCATCAAAGTTCCACCTGGCACGGTTGTAAAAGATGCCGATACCGGCGAAACGATTGCTGACTTGGTTGAACACGGCCAATCGGCTATTATTGCTCGCGGTGGGCGCGGCGGACGCGGTAACTCGCGCTTTGCCACTCCAGCGAACCCGGCTCCGGAATTATCGGAAAAAGGGGAACCAGGATTTGAACGCAACGTCATCTTGGAACTGAAAGTGTTGGCGGATGCCGGCCTTGTCGGATTCCCAAGTGTCGGAAAATCGACGTTATTGTCTGTTGTGTCAGCAGCAAAACCAAAAATTGCTGAATATCACTTTACGACAATCGTGCCGAATCTCGGTATGGTTGAAACTGAAGACCAGCGCAGTTTCGTTATGGCAGATTTGCCAGGTTTGATTGAAGGCGCGCATGCAGGCGTCGGGCTCGGGCATCAATTCCTGCGCCACATCGAACGGACACGCGTTATCGTCCATGTGATCGATATGTCCGCAATGGAAGGCCGCGATCCGTACGACGATTATTTGACGATCAACGAAGAGTTGAAGCAGTACAACATGCGTTTGACAGAACGTCCGCAACTGATTGTGGCAAACAAAATGGATATGCCGGGAGCGGATGAGAACTTAGAGAAATTCCGTGAAAAAGTAGGGGAAGACGCACGCATTTTCCCGATTTCCGCACTTTCTCGCCAAGGCTTGAGCAATTTGTTGTTCGCGATAGCGGATCTATTGGAAGTCACATCAGAATTCCCATTGATCGACGAAGAGGCAGACGAGTCGGAAAGCACAGTTCTTTACAAACACGAAACGGATGCAGATGGATTCAGCATTACGCGTGAATCGGATGGAGCATTCGTCTTGAGCGGCTATGCAATTGAACGCTTGTTCAAAATGACGGACTTCTCACGTGAAGATTCAATTCGCCGATTTGCCCGCCAGATGCGCGGCATGGGAATTGATGATGCTTTGCGTGAACGCGGCGCTGAAAATGGCGACACGGTTCGCTTGCTTGAATTCGAATTCGAATTTATGGACTAA
- a CDS encoding ACT domain-containing protein, which translates to MKNISEQRFYLVREDVLTEAMQKTLEVKKLLQRDRMSILDAVAQTGLSRSAFYKYRDAVFPFHSIVKERILTVFLQLEDRAGTLATLLQSVAEARCNILTIHQTIPIQGRANVTLSLDVTAMEIDLETFLQQLKKLDFVESADVVSSGSY; encoded by the coding sequence ATGAAGAATATCTCGGAACAACGGTTTTATTTGGTGCGTGAAGATGTTTTGACGGAAGCGATGCAGAAAACGCTTGAAGTGAAAAAATTGCTCCAGCGGGACCGCATGTCGATTTTGGACGCCGTGGCGCAGACCGGCCTTTCACGCAGCGCTTTTTATAAATATCGGGATGCGGTGTTTCCGTTCCATTCCATTGTCAAAGAACGGATTTTGACCGTTTTTCTTCAATTGGAAGACCGGGCGGGGACACTGGCAACCCTCCTTCAATCAGTCGCGGAAGCGCGCTGCAATATTTTGACGATCCATCAGACGATCCCGATTCAAGGGCGCGCGAATGTGACGCTTTCATTGGACGTGACGGCGATGGAGATAGACTTGGAAACGTTTTTGCAGCAACTCAAAAAACTCGATTTTGTCGAGTCGGCTGATGTTGTTTCAAGCGGTTCCTATTAA
- a CDS encoding Spo0B domain-containing protein, which translates to MEDTLTMAQSLRHARHDFLNELQLIKMNLDLGRIERAQAIIRSHAEAAVHASRLAALKLPKTEEWLLVFKWRFPEFQVQLDCAAVKAPQKLDSEFAEVLETVVQAIRKQMDPAVEYQCRIRVAADNSVFTVALDLNGNWADFDIPPVSEVQVRKECSEDRTIFTVYAQMEG; encoded by the coding sequence ATGGAAGATACGCTGACAATGGCACAATCGCTTCGGCATGCGCGCCATGATTTCTTGAATGAATTACAATTGATCAAAATGAATTTGGACCTTGGCCGGATCGAACGGGCACAAGCGATAATTCGTTCGCATGCTGAAGCGGCTGTGCATGCAAGCCGCTTAGCGGCGCTCAAGCTGCCAAAGACAGAAGAATGGCTGCTCGTTTTCAAGTGGCGTTTTCCTGAATTTCAAGTTCAGCTGGATTGTGCGGCTGTTAAAGCACCGCAAAAGTTGGATTCAGAATTTGCGGAGGTGCTTGAGACGGTTGTACAAGCGATTAGAAAGCAGATGGATCCGGCAGTGGAATATCAATGCCGAATTCGTGTTGCGGCGGATAACTCTGTATTTACGGTAGCATTGGATTTGAACGGGAACTGGGCAGATTTCGATATTCCGCCAGTCTCGGAAGTACAGGTACGAAAAGAGTGCAGCGAAGACAGGACGATTTTTACTGTCTATGCACAGATGGAGGGATAA
- the minC gene encoding septum site-determining protein MinC: protein MKNLVYIKGTKQGLVLQLDDQCAYTDLLTELQAKVSDPALDGSAEVQVNLGYRYCTEAQQKEIVATVQSNTHLRVSKMTSDVITVEESNRRIQERQSETYVGIVRSGQIVKADGDLVVVGDVNPNGKVVAGGNIYVLGRLKGQAHAGANGNLQAVIAASWLEATHLKIHETLEIMTDELTVLSEQPEMECAYLHNNGHIIIDRLQELRYIRPEISTFKGGS from the coding sequence TTGAAGAATCTTGTTTATATTAAAGGGACGAAACAAGGGCTCGTGCTGCAGCTTGACGACCAGTGTGCTTACACCGATCTGCTGACAGAGCTGCAGGCAAAGGTATCGGACCCTGCGCTGGATGGCAGTGCTGAAGTGCAAGTAAATCTCGGGTACCGTTATTGCACTGAAGCTCAGCAAAAAGAAATCGTTGCGACCGTTCAAAGCAATACGCATTTGCGGGTGTCGAAAATGACAAGCGACGTGATTACCGTTGAAGAAAGCAACCGCCGCATTCAAGAGCGCCAATCCGAAACGTATGTCGGAATTGTCCGCTCTGGCCAAATCGTTAAAGCTGACGGCGACCTGGTTGTCGTCGGAGATGTTAACCCGAACGGCAAGGTGGTTGCGGGAGGCAATATTTACGTACTCGGCCGGTTGAAAGGGCAAGCCCACGCCGGAGCCAATGGCAACCTCCAAGCGGTCATTGCCGCTTCTTGGCTGGAAGCCACTCACCTAAAGATTCATGAAACCTTGGAAATCATGACCGATGAACTGACAGTGTTGTCGGAGCAGCCGGAAATGGAATGCGCTTATTTACATAACAATGGCCATATCATTATTGACCGCTTGCAGGAATTACGGTATATACGGCCGGAAATTTCAACGTTTAAAGGAGGAAGCTAA